DNA sequence from the Antennarius striatus isolate MH-2024 chromosome 3, ASM4005453v1, whole genome shotgun sequence genome:
TTACTTCAGAGCTGGTTTTGGTCGGTCATGGTTCAAACACCTTCTGCCACCACGAGATACCAATGCCCCACCACCTCATTTTACCAACAGTAGAAACACAAATGGACACAACATCGAATACCGGAACATCTGAGTCTTAAATTAAATGGATGTGAAACTAAAAACAACACTTTGCTCCATGTTTTTATCTGTACTgactgggggtttttttttggtaattttaattaatttgtttgtgtatgtgtaggAATGTCATAATTACATTATGTTTACTAAATTAACTTAATTAAAAACATCCAAATCAAAACAGACCGACATTGGCATCAGGGTCATCAACATTCTCAAGTAAAACgtgaatttatatttatataaaacaacAACCGCATGGGGACCTCAGAGTTTTGAGCAGAAATGACATCGACTGCGTGAAAGAGTTTTAATCACCCAAGTTACACAAAGAATAAACTAATTTTAAAGGTGACATAAGTCTTAATGAACGTTAACGGGTTACATTCAGACGAAGCTGGAAGCTTTTAAACATCAGACGACatttgaaagaaacaaagaagagcTGAAGAGTTCAATAACAGCCATTAGAGTGAGGTAGAGCGCTGCTATTAGCATTAGGAGCTGCTGACTGTTTGCTCTCCATTATGAAGCAAAGTGACTCTGAAGGACAGGAcgacctcagtgtgtgtgtgtgtgtcaactaAAAGACCAGTGTGCCTCACAAGGCTGACTCCTGTGGCCTTGTACATAATTGTTCGTCACTAATAATGACTCTCCCCTGATTGAGCTCTTCATTTAggaacaaacaaagacacacactcctgtagCTGACATTCAGATGCAGATAAAGCAAATTAAAAGCATCCTGGAGAGCTCTCGTCTGCCTTCGGCCTTGTGTTGGAGCCGCGGCAGCAGGTGGATAAATGCAGTCGAGCTTTTCACTTCATCGCTGCGACAGACGCACCCGTTCACACAAGAGCGGGGAGAATTGTTGAATGAAGATCTGCAGAGCGGACGATGAAGACGGGACACGGCGCCCGGATCACACAATATGAACAATCTGATCAGTACATGAGGTTCAGCTGCAGAGAGATTCCgactgaaatacacacacaattttCACCGAGGACAGATTTATTCATTAGAAAACATCAACTTCATCTACAGATCTACAGATCAGATGTAGTTCAAATACCGAGTCGACCCCCATAGACTCACTTTAGCTCTAGAGTCCCATCAAGATAAGACTTTGAGGATTTAGAATGAAGCTgatggtgaccccccccccccactcctctaCAATGAAGCGTGGTGGGAGCTCGGTGACGTTCTGGgacagttttttattttattatgcatATTTACTGAAGAAGTGGAAGAACTGAGCTTCTCCTCTGTCTCacatctcttctctctctgagGGAGACGAATATTGATTAAGGCTATTTCAGTAATGTTAGCTCATGTGCTAATCAAACGTAGCGcactaacaatctggcagaaaCATAGTCAGCTGTTGCCATTATGTAGGACCTCCAATGAGGCCATTGTCACCTCCATAGGTGGGCGGGGCGGCTGATCTGGGGTCAGCTGCGGTCGATATTCAATCTTCTTAGTGGGGCAGAGAAACTGAGATGATCAGAGAGAGATGGGCGGGCGAGAGACACCGACGGACACAGAGAGAAACAAACGGTGTTAAGACTCTTTACTCGTCTGAGACCTGCAGTACTTTCATCACACACCTTTCATACTTAATAAAATATTCTTATACTTTTTTTGAGCAGTACTTTTACCTGAACGCTGTTGCTCAGGGTGGAGGTCACTGAAAATGactcctgtgatgtcatcattaacTAGCATTAGCTGCTACGCTACATGGTGATGGATAAAGAGCTGTGTCTTATCTGATTAACACTCAGGTATctcaccaggtgtgtgtgtgtgagagagagatgttATCTGTTTGTGACCCGAGTCCTGACCCCACCCACCTGTGCCATCATCAGGTAACTCGGCTGAACACCAGCAGGTTCAAAGGTCATTGCACAACTTTCTCAGACTCCCCTTCCCCTTATATTAATaaactgacctttgacctgtgtgACAGAACATGGGAAGAGCTCCCCCTGCAAACCACGGATGGATTGACACGTTCAGCTATGACACAAAAAACGGGAAATATGCAGCAAGCATACATGTAAGCATCATTTAAAAACTGTTGAACCTTTCTGCACTGAgtattaaaaatgtctttgctcTGTAgggatttaaatgtttgtgtttctgtggtgatttctctgagtccatgaaTGGGAATGGGATAAACATTAAATCTAAATCATAACAAGTCAAGGCGTCATCCATCTTTTACGGCCAGAGATTCCACACGCAGATCGAAGCGCCTGCAGCAGAATCCAACCGCAGACTGAACGCAAACGTCTCTTCACATTCCTCCTTTTATCTGAGTgtaagagaagagaggaggaggtcaAGAGGAGTCAacgaggagcaggaggaggtgaaagaatgaaagagagTTGGAAATAAAGAAGTGAAGTCACACCATGTCAGAGATAATATCCAATAATAAGCGCTGAGAGATGTGGAGCTCATTTCAACTGCTTTTCTTAAACGTCGCTGAACCGTCGGTGCCGAGATGCAGGTATGTCTTTTATTAGCTGTGCATACTTCCCTGAGTAGCACCACTGCAGCAAATTCATACCAGAAGATTATACGGAAGGCGGGGAGTTCTGTGGGTCTGTACCCAGCATGCATTGCTTCACCTTCAGTATCAATTATGTGGCTCAGCGGGAGATTGACTGTCAGACTGTGGAATCAATCAGATACCTCGACAGATCGATACTCGTAGTCGCGCTCATGCAATGACACCAAGATTGTACGTGCGATATGAACACAGCTTTAATCACATGCTAATATATCAATTGATCATCAATAATGTATGCTAATACTGCACGATGTTGGGTCATCTTTGTTTATACACTCATAAAAGCAGCATGAGGGATACCTGCTGCACTCGCATCCCTGCTAGCAGCAGGTGACTTGAGTGTGCTAATGCAATGTTAGCTTTGTTATTAATGATTTTGATATTATTGATCTTTGCGTAAGCAGTATGCTGAATTCCTTTGTTACCAAGTTTCAGTCTTGATCTTCATATAATTTGCTAACATTtatgattaataataattacagtgcAGCAATTTGATAACTGATCAGTATTTCAGATAATTCTTAGGCTGACCATTTTTCTGATTTCTTTCCCAGTAAACAaacaattatttatattttctcacCTGTTATAGACTCAACAATTACATTAATAAGCAAAAAATGATCCAAATTGAAATTGTAATCTCAAGTCAGTCATATCTCATTATTAGAAATATGATCAATTCAGGTGTCATTTGAAATGAGCACAAGACAGGTTTTATCCACGCCATCAAATCACATTAATACATACAAAGGTGGATAGCTTGTTTTAGGTGCCAGGACActctaaaacattattttttttattgtgtgtttttttattctatttctctGCAGCagatctgtatttttctttttctctttttataaaCATCTATATTAGCAGTTATTTTCAAAAACTCGGACTGAATTATTCATGTCACAACTTTAGGATGAAACTATAATGTGCAGCTAAACATTTTCTTCAGACACAAAgtcaaaaaaaaggaagaaaaaaaaatcataaaagtcaaatttatcaaaaacaaaCTGAGAAAGTATTATCCTATGAACATATTTTTCTAGCTTATCAATTGTCATATCTTAATCCACTTATTAACGTTGATTTACGTTGATTTACGTCATTCAAAATGTCAGATTTAATATCtttgctgttttgtttatttcagttttctgAGGTTGCTCTTTCTTATTTCACTTtgatcaaaaacaaaaccaatgaGCGCCACCTAGTGACGACCTGAAGACCCAAGCAGGCCATCAGACAAACCGGGTGAACAGTGTTGACCATCACTCATTACATTCAATGTGTTGATCCTCCAGTGTGGAGGTGATCGAAagggacaaaaataaaagaacagccAGTCATATGATTGCATAAACGGATTAATGACttggaataaaacaaaacgaTATAGAATATTCTCACAAGTCAACAAAACTGCAGACTGATCCTTTCACAAGTcagaaagcaaaataaaaaacgaAGTCATGGTGTTCAAACACGTGGAGAGCAGTCCTCTAATAACCTGCAGCCAAGGCCAGCACCTGAACCCCCCATACGCACAAACACATTGAAGTAATCAAGTATTGATTTCTTTGAAAGGCAGCAGCTGTCTTGTTCCCCTGTGTGGGTGTGAACATGATCTGCAGAGGGTCACAGCAAAGTTCTGATTCTGTCGATGATAGCTTAGCCCCGTTAGTATGGACACAGCCCGACTGCATCTGAACGTCCTGACCTGTAACTAAAGAGTCAAAGCTGTGTGGTGGCAGGAACTTCACCTTCGCTcccatttttctcattttaatcaCAACTGGATGGACCTGAAGGTTCCAGCGTGTCCTTAGACTTGCAGACAATCAGTGAAAATACAGGCTGGAAATCATCAATCAATACttaatgatttaaattttttgctcacattttaataaaaattcttattttcttcaaaTTACTGTCAGACACGATGGATATGACTGATTGATCATTGACGTAACAAATGGTTAATCAATGCAACACTCCATTTCCCCCTTTCTGACTTAATAAACTACAAAAATGAGACCACTTTGGTTGACTTTGAGCTCAGAGCTCCGCCTGCTGGACAGTTTGAGCCATTACAGCATTTCAATAGACGACACAGATTTCAGTTTGTTAGACTAACAGGAACAAAAGCAGCGTGTATGCAAATCATACATCACGTGACACAAAGATAACCTACGAGTGGTTGCTCTGGAAATGAGTCAATGATcacaagatcggcggttcgattccatACAGAACTggatgtgtttctgctgcttgaCCTTTCCTTCTGATCTGGTGGGAAGGTTTCAGGACCAGTGGTTTAAGGTTCCGATGACCCCTAATTGTCCAAGAAGGGCGGTTCTAGGGTCCTGATTCTAACCCGGGTGTCGTCACACCTCTACTAACAGCTGTGCCCCTGTGAAAGAGGCCAGAGCCTTGCTTTGGCTCCTACAGGCCAGTCCAGCCATGTTTCTGTCTGTACTGGATGTAGGTGGAGCTACTGTCCGAATTGCTTCTGGTTGGAACGCAGGTGAAGAAATATGTGACGACCATAAATTCATCcacttttatttcctttgtcTTGTATGTAAAATCCTGAGTTTTTCACAttataaaagctttttttccatttttgccTAAAACCACAACAACCACTGCTACTTTTGCTACGTATAAATACATGACGCATTTCCTGTTCAAGTCAAAATACAACTCTTAGAATGTTCATCGCAGTAACCGGCTGTAAAAAGTCGTCCGATCATCCCAGTGTCctgtcatgtttgttttgttcagtcacttaataaaaaagaaacagctaaaacaacccccccccccaggaatcCTCCACCACCCCAGTGAACAAGCAGCTCTGATTCACTCTATTcactaaatatatttatatgttaCACTTGAACTGTCCCACCTCTCCTCATTAAAATCCGTTCTCCTCCTCACCACTCCTTCTTCTCATCGATGGACATCTCGCCGGGCCCCAGGACCACCACCAGCAGGAGGCCCCCGATCACCGACACGGTCTGGAAGAAGTCGAACTTGAGCTGGTCGTACATCGACGAATCTGACGAATTGCTCCAGAAGGCGTGGAAGGTGAAGTTGATGAAGAGGAGCCAGACGACCATCGTCAGCACCGCCAGCTTCGTCTTGAAGCCCACCACAACCAGCAGGATGAGGGCCGAGCCCACCAGGTTCTTCACCACCTGGGAGAAGACAGGTCAGATGATCGTCAGCTGCGTTCAGGGACAATCTGGATTCTTAAACCTTCTGATTTATTACATCCTTGAATTCAATTCTGTTTTGAGATCTTTTCAGGATCCATTCCTACAGAGGTTTGTTTTGTCCCGTCTGGGCTACCGTAGACTCACACTGGACAAGCTGAGGTCAAAGTGCAGCAGCGACATAAACATGAGGACGAGGAGAACCCGACCCCAGAGCTGCAGGACGGTCTTTGGAGAACTCTGACCAGAAGAAGGAACTCCTGCGAACACGCTGCGATTCTCCACGTGACACTcagccaggaggaggagcagacatCCGCCCAACGCCAGGTctctgtgaggggggggggggcaggagaggagaggagacccCTTAATACTGCCAGTCTCTTTATTTGTTCCGAATTGAAACTAAAATGAGATGATTCTCAAAAGAATGAAACCACACATTCATTTCGTTCagacattcatttcattcagactTGCCTCATCAGGAAGACGGGGGTGGACAGGATGCTGTAGACCAGAGTctgcacacaaataaacaagtcTGTTCAGGGGGCTGAGGAGACAAAACAGCggtctccatggttacaagGGAGTAAAGGATGTATGAGGGGTGTGAGTACCTGCAGGACGAGGAGGCCGAACAGAGAGTAGCAGGCGAACTGAACAAAGTTTCTACTGAGAATCAAGACACAGCTgcctggaggggggaggggggggtcattaTCTGTGTTATTGTGTGCCACCATCTTTAATTCTGTCTGAAGCTCCAATCACATCAACACACTGATAAGCCGTAACACTGTTCACAagtacaaaacaaaacccaacaacacataaaacaccATTGTTCCAGGACACGGATCGCCTTCCTGGTGTCATCCGGTCCGGGAGGCGGCGCCCGTGTGCGTCTTACCCAGCTGGACCACCACGTTGATCAGGAGGAAGACGTCGGAGAGGATTCGCCAGCACTCCCAGCTGGTGGCGATGTAGCTGCTCTGGTTGTCCCACTGGAACATTATCCAGATTCCATCCTCCAGGAAGGTGCTGACCAGGCAGAGCCGCGCCACGTGGGGGAGGTAGCGTTTGGTATGCTGCAGGAACTGTCGGAGGGGGGGTGCAGTTAGgagttttttaattaaagagaCGAAGGAACGCATTGTGTGTTCCTGTTCGATTGCAAGCTGCTCACGGGAGCTAAAAGTTTCCTTACATTAGCCACCAAACACACATCCAGGGCTGAGAGTTAGCACATCAGTGGCTAACTCCACTACTTATGGAGGTTGAATACAGTAATAGTGCATCTAATTCTAATCTAATAATCTAAATCCAGCAGACAAATGTTCAGTGATTCTTCTTTCAAATGGAATGCAGGTAGACCTCACCCTGGTTCAAGGAAACACGACGGAAGTCAAAAAATGATGTGGGTTaaattaacttgtctccaggctaGGACGAGAATAACCATGATTTGTTAATGGATTTTCAGTAATATatgattaatatattttaagcttgcaaataaaaagtttgttttttaaaacagtaCAGAAAAAATACACTTTGGTGATGATTACCATACATTGTGGTtgctttatgaatgaatgatcacaAAAAGTCTTTAACTTACTGACTAGGTTTTAGGCTAAtttggttttgaattattatctAACAAACggtgtatttatgttattatttaattattattaatgtttatactgtgtttgcacttttacaccagTCATGCTTTATGTGCTTCCAATTGCTGCTCGGGGgcatatagttttttttaaaattaaatcaaattttttaGGGTTATGAAACAAATACTGGAAGTATTTGTTTagtaaaaaagatttttttttccttccttttttttttttgaaagctgacgtataatcgagaacgacttaATCCGAGATAAACCTGTACTTAAAAAACATCCTTAACTTTGAAACTGATTCAGGTCATGCTGACCTTTTCAAAAGAACATAAACCTCCAGGTGGAGGAACaattctttattctcttgactCTTTTTAATTGGTGCACATTTAGTACCGCAgctatcacacacactcaactaTAACTCATTTTATCGTCTCATTAAATAGAGGTTGAAACATTTTTGCCAtaaataacagcagcagaaactcCACGACCGGTTCCTGACGCCCTCTGTGACGTCATGACGTCCAACAGGTGCGTCTAATATTCCGGCTGCTCAATCAGGTTATTTCAGTCGTAGTGAAACGTCAGCATAAAGTCAACCTGCCTGCCGTGATCATTATTATAAATTACATGTCTTGTCTTTATTCATTCAGACATGAAAATGAAGTGCGTTCATTTTGTTCGGCACAATTGTGAAATCTGAGACCAAAGCAGCTCTAATTATAACCTGATGCACACCTTTGTGTCCGTGGCAATGACGTGTTGAAATACTAAAGATGAAAAGATAAAACTTGTTCTATAAAACTATTGTTCTAAAGTTTCCTCCTCAGTCGTGTCCTTAAGAGAAACCGACGTCCAAGTTAGTTAAGTTTAACTTTACTACACTGAAGTTGTAATTTAAATACAGAATCTTTCAGCCGAATTTATCAACAAACTGTCCTGATTATTAAAAAGTGTTAGTTTTTAGACATCGGTCCAGAAAACGGAGTTTTTGGAATGAAACTCTGAAGTACCGAAAAATTGGCGGAGCCTCAGCCGCTTGTGCCCGCCGCTCAGAGTGCGTTTCCCCCGGGGAGAGGTGCTCACCTGGTCCGCCACATCCTCCGCCTGTTTCATCAAGCCTCCGTCTCCCATTTctccgcgctgctcaggcactTCAGGCCGGATAAATGGCTCCCAAGTCGGCTTCAAGCGTAGCGTAAGAGTCCCAGCTCCGGCCCCGATTATgttaatgataatgatggtgaatTTGACCCCGCAGCTGTCTCGTTAACACCCACAATCCCATGCGCTGAAAGGGCACAGCGCCCCCTGGGGGCGAACAGAGTCCAATGCCACGTGAGCTGCGTGTTTCACGAGTGCAGTGATTTACCTGCGGAATGCAGTGAACTATTGTATAAAAGAACAGAGCTGCAAATAAACACACTCagataaattatatttgttgGCAGTAAAGGTAACTGTGATTTCCAACGCCAAAAGGTAACATTGCATGAAATTAACACTGCATTAGATAATTCCATTATTTGTTAAGCTGTTAAAATGAGTTGTTTGCACCTCTATTAAAACCATTATTAGGTTTATGAGAGGTTACTAACTTAAAAACTCAGATGCTTTAGTTTCAGACCAGAGAACTGTTAGCATTAACCTCAGACTGCTAGAATTACATTCTGGTCTGAGACCTGTTAGCTTTAGCTCAGTATGACCTGAGAATGAAAAGCAGGATACATTCAGATACATTCACATTCTTTAAATGACGAGTAAATTACATGTGTTTAACAGGCCAGACAAGCAGATGTAGAAAAATACATGTAGAAATCAAAGCTCTACATATTAAATAATGATGAATTATaacataaatattgttttgatacAAATACCAGCACTGGATTTACTCTACGGTCCATAAAACAGCCACCAGAGGTTGTCTTGAGCCAAAGAACACATCTTTGAAATTGTACAGCTTTTATTCAATGTTTAATGTGCTTATGGATAAGGTCAGCTGAGATTATTAAAGATGGACACCAAACagcaggatgatgtcatcagcccaTCACCTGATACACAGATGCATCATGGGATAGAATCAGGTAATAGCAGATGTGTGCTCAAcctcctctctttgtctcttctgAGCAGCTCTGTAAacctaaaacacacaaacaactaaACAACTTAGgaacgatgtgtgtgtgtgtgtgtgtgtgtttttgtgtgtgtgtgtgtgtgtgtgtgtatgtgttcaagCTTGTGTTACCTGCAGGTTGTtgacgtgtgtgcgtgttctgcaatgtgtgtgtctTGCCGTCATCTCTCTGTAGAAGAACTTTTTACATAGTCGACACAGGAAGCCAGAAACAGGAAGCACAAAACTACTTCCTGTGAAGaacaaatatattatttataaataaaatgcgGCAGGACATTTTCAGTCAACCTGAAACTTGGTTTATGCCTCGATTATAAACCTGCCAGCACTAACCTGCATTAGATTAACCTTCTAATCATGTATGTATGATAATATATTATGAAGCCACATGACCCCAAAAAGAGGCGGGGCTGACCTCTGGTCATGTTGAATCAACATTATTTGTTACACAGAGAACCAATCAGCAGTTAAACCATGTATCCTAAAGGAAGCAGAGGTCCACCTCTGGTTACTATAGTAACCACAGGAGCATACCACATGCAGTGTGGGGGTCATCTTCTTCCTTGTGTGTTTCCAGTGTGTCCGCCGTCTGCAAAACACATATGGACATAATTTCTGTGATCAAGATAGAAGAGACATAAATGTTCTCCTCAGTCTCTTAATGAGACCTTCAGGTGGGTGGAGGAAAATGTGGCAAAAattaaacaacagaaacaaaacaacaatctaATCACCAATAATGACTTATAATCACTTAAATCAATCAGGATCTAAAGTGTGATCGGTACCGCTCCCCGTCCTCCATGCTGCTCGCAGCATTACTGTGATATCATGTGACGTCATACCTCCAACACTTCTTCTGCTGCTACGtctgcctcttcttcctcgtcaACTACCTCtatctcttcatcctcctcctcttcctcaaagCAGCCGACAGCGTCGACGGTGATCAGTTCCTCCTCCTGAGCCTCCTCCAGTTGCACCTGGGAGGATAAATTCAGAGAATATTGATTCGATGCAGGATGAAATCAGACAGGTGTACATTATGTCTTGTTGGTAAATTGCGGATTCCGACCTGCTGCTTGTGCTCGTCAGACTTCATGTGCTCCACAAACTTCCTGGGCGTCCTGAAGTGGCGTTTACACACCGGACAGAAGGGACGACACAGCCGCTTACACTCCTGGAGGGGCAGAGACGACGAGTCATCAGAACATCTGCAGCATCTGGAAGCAGCACCGCTGCTGATGCCATCAGCAACCAATTCCCACCTTGTGCTGCTTCGTCCGTcgatggatgatgacatcaccactgaAGTGAGTCTGGCAGGTGTCACACCAGCGCTGCGTCTCTGGTTGACGCCCCCTGGATGTCAACAATGGAACAGTCAGAGTGACGTCCCGAATCACGCCCTTCCCAAACTACAGCTGACTATCAGTCCTTAAAACGACCTGCCAGCCGAGCGTGGAACGGCAGGCACTCAgcaggaaggggaggggcttaATAGACTTTTCAAGGTTGTGAAATCACAGCAGGGGAAGTGACGGCGGAGAACAACAGCAGCtcataaataaaagaatgaacTAAGAACCATTTCTGATGAAACCTGGTTCAGCTGTCAGCTTGTACTCTGCACAGCTAAACCTCGGCTAACGTCATTaactggttccaggagacaAAAGTCGAAAAATGACGCGTGTCGAGTATGTCTATAGGCTGAACATAAAATAACCACTCCCAGTTCTGTACTCTATCTGTGAATGTATTTacctgtcctgtgtgtgtgcgctgatGCAGACCGACTGTGTGATGCCCTTCAGTTTCCTCAGGTGATCCGATCCTGACATGTGCTCCTGAAAcgccttaacacacacacacacgcacacacacacacacatgaaactgATTCAGGTACAGCAGAAGTACCGTCACACTGGGCCTCACCTGAAGAGAGCGACAGGTGATACTACAGACGTGACAGTGGGGttcccctgtctgtctgtcagttttCCGGTCTGTCTGTCCAAACTCTCGGCTCTCGCTGCTCCGCTGGATGGTGACCTTCAGAGACGCCACGCTCtgcagctgacacacacacacacacacacacacacacacacacacacacacacacacacacacacacacacacacacacacacacacacacacacacacacacacacacacatattatagcATCTGTAAAGACGAGTGAGGTCATTAACTAGGATGACATCATAGTCCATCACCTCAGCTGTTCTGCTGTCGTCACTGTGCACTGCTGACCCctgctggtctggaggaggaagtctGTTAAAACCTGTCAAACACAGGAAATCATTTcaaactttattcatttaaaaattctCAAAGGATTTACACGCTTTAAAGGTGCCTTACATGCAAAGGATAAAGTACAACAGACTAAGCTTGTAGACTAAAACAATACAATGCTGAGGCTCGCACCAAACGCAGCATCGCTACCAGACACTTGCAAGAACATTTGACTCTGGATTTGCATGTGGTACTGGCACTGCTCCCTAGATCACAACATCACATTTAGACCAGTAAACAGGCTTATTTTTTGGTGACATTACCACTGCTCATTGGCAGGTGCCCAGTAAAGACTGGACAGCTGAGTTGTAATAGTCTCCACATTCTTAGCATGCCATAAAAATTGgctgcagcatcaggaccaggCCTTTAGAATTAGGAAAAGAccttaaataaatgttcatcCTTAAACTGTTGCGACTGTATTCATAAAATTTACACATAAAACATGGTAATTCCGGAGGAGTTTGTTGGACTAAAACATTTGGAAATTAGAAAAAGGGGAAATAAATCTTTGGTATGTTATTTGCTTTCGTTCATGTTTCTGTAGTGTTTTCAGGTCCTCCAGGTTGAGGAGCAACATCACCAGAGGTTTTATTGTGGTGAATGtatgcaaatgaaaaatgtacacattttttcagtcatcaaatatttattctgcCAAAAATATCTCACATACAAATCCACCAATCCTCAGAAAACAGTTTCCTGTTCCCTCTCTCAGGGTTTGAAACACACCTCCTCTGGAGTAGCTCTCACTTCCT
Encoded proteins:
- the LOC137592706 gene encoding surfeit locus protein 4-like, with the protein product MGDGGLMKQAEDVADQFLQHTKRYLPHVARLCLVSTFLEDGIWIMFQWDNQSSYIATSWECWRILSDVFLLINVVVQLGSCVLILSRNFVQFACYSLFGLLVLQTLVYSILSTPVFLMRDLALGGCLLLLLAECHVENRSVFAGVPSSGQSSPKTVLQLWGRVLLVLMFMSLLHFDLSLSSVVKNLVGSALILLVVVGFKTKLAVLTMVVWLLFINFTFHAFWSNSSDSSMYDQLKFDFFQTVSVIGGLLLVVVLGPGEMSIDEKKEW
- the ciz1b gene encoding cdkn1a interacting zinc finger protein 1b, which encodes METKRPRFDGMDEAAAQANRERVPGSCGQPGSESYSRGGFNRLPPPDQQGSAVHSDDSRTAELQSVASLKVTIQRSSESREFGQTDRKTDRQTGEPHCHVCSITCRSLQAFQEHMSGSDHLRKLKGITQSVCISAHTQDRGRQPETQRWCDTCQTHFSGDVIIHRRTKQHKECKRLCRPFCPVCKRHFRTPRKFVEHMKSDEHKQQVQLEEAQEEELITVDAVGCFEEEEEDEEIEVVDEEEEADVAAEEVLETADTLETHKEEDDPHTACGSSFVLPVSGFLCRLCKKFFYREMTARHTHCRTRTHVNNLQVYRAAQKRQREEVEHTSAIT